The following coding sequences lie in one Cydia fagiglandana chromosome 27, ilCydFagi1.1, whole genome shotgun sequence genomic window:
- the LOC134677779 gene encoding uncharacterized protein LOC134677779 yields MILNDSYLLFISPQPTKDPSTLNKYEQFTEVVEALTASGDLFARFGSDVYLFSLGLFVLPEFRGLGIATYLLKSRITMCRALGLRGTGNVFSTPGAQAAARSAGYREVAARVYNGQKLALMAADVL; encoded by the exons ATGATACTTAATGACAG TTACCTATTATTTATCTCTCCCCAGCCTACGAAGGACCCTTCAACTTTGAACAAATACGAGCAATTTACTGAAGTGGTGGAAGCGCTGACGGCGTCAGGAGACCTCTTCGCTAGGTTCGGTTCCGACGTGTACCTGTTCTCACTGGGGCTGTTTGTATTACCGGAGTTCCGAGGGCTTGggattgcaacatacttactgAAATCTAG AATTACAATGTGCCGAGCCCTAGGGCTCCGCGGGACGGGCAATGTGTTCTCGACCCCGGGCGcgcaggcggcggcgcgctctGCTGGTTATCGAGAGGTCGCCGCGCGCGTCTATAATGGACAGAAACTTGCTCTGATGGCTGCCGATGTGCTATGA